The following are encoded together in the Methanosarcina flavescens genome:
- a CDS encoding NAD(P)-dependent glycerol-1-phosphate dehydrogenase, protein MTIDKNSAKWMQLPRDVLIGHGVLEEVGYVCRDLKLKGNALIVTGNTTRDIVGKRVCSILECAGISAETVLTCKATIEEVEKVMEKAHEVEASFLLGVGSGRSIDLAKLASTRLELPFISVPTAASHDGIASSRASIVDNGRSTSAQAQSPIAVIADTEVISAAPFRLLAAGCGDIISNYTAVLDWELASRLRNEYFGEYAAAISRMAARVIIDYADSIKPEHETSARLVVKALVSNGVAMSIAGSSRPASGSEHMFSHALDRIAPKPALHGEQCGVGTIMMMYLHGGNWQEIRDALKKIGAPVTAEELGIEDKYIIEALLHAHGIRPERYTILGSGLTPSAAEKVARITKVIS, encoded by the coding sequence ATGACCATCGACAAAAACAGCGCAAAATGGATGCAGCTTCCCAGAGATGTGCTTATCGGGCATGGCGTGCTTGAGGAAGTCGGATATGTTTGCAGGGACCTGAAACTGAAAGGAAATGCGCTGATAGTAACCGGAAATACTACAAGGGATATTGTAGGCAAGAGAGTCTGTAGCATTCTTGAGTGTGCAGGAATTAGTGCGGAGACTGTTCTAACGTGCAAAGCTACTATTGAGGAGGTTGAGAAGGTTATGGAAAAGGCCCATGAAGTAGAGGCAAGTTTTCTTCTCGGTGTTGGAAGCGGCAGGTCAATTGACCTTGCAAAACTTGCGTCGACCCGGCTTGAGCTTCCTTTTATCAGCGTGCCAACTGCAGCTTCCCATGATGGCATTGCATCCTCCCGTGCCTCAATTGTGGATAACGGGAGAAGTACATCTGCACAGGCTCAGTCTCCTATTGCTGTCATTGCAGACACCGAGGTTATCTCAGCAGCTCCTTTCCGGCTCCTTGCAGCTGGTTGCGGAGACATAATTTCCAATTACACGGCAGTACTGGACTGGGAACTTGCAAGCAGGCTAAGGAATGAATACTTCGGGGAATATGCTGCAGCAATCTCCCGTATGGCTGCCCGAGTCATTATAGACTATGCAGATTCAATCAAACCAGAGCATGAGACTTCGGCAAGGCTTGTGGTAAAGGCTCTTGTATCGAACGGCGTTGCAATGAGTATAGCAGGCTCTTCCAGACCTGCTTCAGGCTCAGAACATATGTTCAGCCACGCTCTTGACAGGATAGCTCCAAAACCCGCACTTCACGGTGAACAGTGTGGGGTCGGTACAATTATGATGATGTACCTTCATGGTGGAAACTGGCAGGAAATCAGGGACGCCTTAAAAAAGATAGGAGCTCCTGTAACCGCTGAAGAACTGGGCATAGAAGATAAATATATAATCGAAGCCCTGTTACATGCACACGGTATTCGACCTGAACGTTATACAATTCTCGGGAGTGGCCTTACTCCTTCGGCTGCTGAGAAAGTCGCAAGGATCACAAAGGTCATAAGTTGA
- a CDS encoding UPF0179 family protein produces the protein MTESDTKITLIGSRLAKEGLEFIFKGEMPECKKCRLKNTCLNLEPGRRYRIERIRSKDIHECFLHDSGVLAVDVSRAPILTTMESRKAVDGAKIMYEPPKCGKRECGVYDICHPEGLLKGDKCKIVEVLESLDSRCIANYSLKKVKLSW, from the coding sequence ATGACAGAAAGCGATACCAAAATAACACTTATCGGATCACGGCTTGCAAAGGAAGGGCTGGAATTCATATTTAAAGGTGAAATGCCCGAATGCAAAAAATGCCGGCTGAAGAACACCTGCCTTAACCTTGAGCCCGGACGCAGGTACAGGATCGAAAGGATCAGAAGCAAGGATATCCACGAGTGCTTCCTGCATGATAGCGGCGTACTTGCCGTAGATGTCAGCAGGGCTCCTATCCTTACTACAATGGAATCAAGAAAGGCAGTGGACGGAGCAAAAATCATGTATGAGCCTCCAAAGTGTGGAAAGAGAGAGTGCGGAGTGTATGATATCTGCCACCCAGAAGGGCTTTTAAAAGGTGATAAATGCAAAATTGTAGAGGTTCTCGAGAGCCTTGATTCCAGATGCATAGCCAACTACTCCCTGAAAAAGGTAAAGTTATCCTGGTGA
- a CDS encoding formate--phosphoribosylaminoimidazolecarboxamide ligase family protein, with protein MIDRKEIKEIVEGYYAHADKIKVGTIASHSGLDICDGAVEEEFRTLAVCQAGREKTYSEYFKAQRDPYGKVLRGIVDETVVFKKYNEILLPENQQKLVNENVLFIPNRSFTSYCSIDDIEEDFRVPLVGSRNLLRSEERSEQQSYYWILEKAGLPFPEKIESPEDINELVMVKLPHAVKKLERGFFTASSYREYLEKSEALIKQGVITKEALEKARIERYIIGPVFNLDMFYSPIEPKMSKLELLGIDWRFETSLDGHVRLPAPQQITLAEHQLTPEYTVCGHNSATLRESLLEKVFEMGEKYVKATQEHYDPGIIGPFCLQTCVDKDLNFYIYDVAPRVGGGTNVHMSVGHSYGNSLWRRPMSTGRRLAFEIRRALEMEKLDAIVT; from the coding sequence ATGATTGACAGGAAAGAAATTAAGGAAATCGTTGAAGGCTACTATGCTCACGCTGATAAGATAAAAGTAGGAACAATAGCCTCTCATTCAGGACTCGATATCTGTGATGGTGCAGTTGAGGAGGAATTCAGGACTCTTGCTGTCTGCCAGGCTGGCAGGGAAAAAACATACAGTGAATACTTCAAGGCGCAGAGAGACCCTTACGGAAAAGTATTGCGGGGGATTGTCGACGAGACCGTTGTTTTCAAAAAGTATAACGAGATTCTCCTGCCCGAAAACCAGCAAAAATTGGTTAATGAAAATGTGCTTTTTATCCCTAACCGTTCCTTTACCTCCTACTGCAGTATAGATGATATAGAAGAAGATTTCAGAGTGCCTCTTGTAGGAAGCCGGAATCTGCTTCGGAGCGAGGAACGCAGTGAGCAGCAGAGTTATTATTGGATTCTGGAAAAAGCTGGTCTTCCTTTCCCAGAAAAAATAGAGTCTCCAGAGGATATCAACGAACTTGTAATGGTCAAGCTTCCGCACGCAGTAAAAAAGCTCGAAAGGGGATTCTTTACAGCCTCGAGTTATAGGGAATACCTGGAAAAATCCGAAGCTCTCATAAAACAGGGAGTTATTACAAAGGAAGCCCTTGAGAAGGCAAGGATAGAGCGTTATATCATAGGTCCTGTGTTCAATCTTGATATGTTTTACTCCCCTATCGAACCGAAAATGAGCAAGCTGGAACTTCTTGGAATTGACTGGCGCTTTGAGACCAGCCTTGACGGGCACGTAAGGCTTCCTGCCCCGCAACAAATTACCCTGGCCGAACACCAGCTCACTCCCGAATACACGGTTTGCGGGCATAACTCCGCAACACTGCGCGAGTCTCTGCTTGAGAAAGTATTCGAAATGGGGGAGAAATACGTAAAAGCTACACAGGAACATTATGATCCTGGAATTATAGGTCCTTTCTGCCTGCAAACCTGTGTGGATAAGGATCTTAATTTCTATATTTATGATGTCGCCCCAAGAGTAGGCGGCGGGACCAATGTACATATGTCGGTAGGGCATTCTTACGGTAACTCTCTCTGGAGAAGACCTATGAGCACAGGGAGAAGGCTAGCCTTTGAGATCAGGCGCGCCCTTGAAATGGAGAAACTTGACGCTATCGTCACATAA
- a CDS encoding DUF63 family protein — protein sequence MSFSIDTISQFINTYYLDPIRGDEGYNIVNTFTWAVVLGICIFGIYRLLEKLEVKITPRFIASLLPFVLAGSSLRVIEDSPAGIFHPPFSYLLITPNIYFLVFAITVGCLWISIRLQKAGMIKDFHLVFASFGLAWFSVNLITLLYFENVVASYVPLFVLGAGIGLTFTFYLIAYHFKSSIFTDPLNLSILMAHLMDASSTYIGVDKLGYFEKHVVPAYLIDLTGTALVMYPLKLIIFIGVLYVLDTQFEDDERSLNLKVLIKLVILILGLSPATRNTVRMMLGI from the coding sequence ATGAGTTTCTCAATAGATACAATATCACAGTTTATTAATACCTATTATCTTGACCCCATACGAGGTGATGAAGGGTATAATATAGTAAATACCTTTACCTGGGCAGTCGTACTGGGCATTTGTATATTCGGGATTTACAGGCTGCTCGAAAAGCTTGAGGTGAAAATCACCCCAAGATTTATCGCATCTCTCCTGCCTTTCGTACTTGCAGGTTCTTCCCTGCGCGTAATTGAGGATTCCCCTGCAGGTATCTTCCACCCGCCATTTAGCTACCTTCTAATAACTCCCAATATTTACTTTTTGGTTTTTGCGATAACCGTAGGCTGCCTATGGATTTCCATCCGGCTGCAGAAAGCCGGAATGATAAAGGATTTTCATTTAGTCTTCGCAAGTTTCGGACTCGCATGGTTTTCCGTAAATCTCATTACCCTCCTGTACTTTGAGAATGTAGTAGCTTCTTACGTTCCTTTATTTGTGCTCGGAGCAGGAATAGGGCTGACCTTTACCTTCTACCTGATTGCTTACCATTTCAAATCCTCGATATTTACCGATCCCCTGAACCTTTCAATCCTGATGGCTCATTTAATGGATGCTTCTTCAACCTATATAGGAGTGGATAAACTCGGATACTTTGAGAAGCATGTTGTGCCTGCCTATCTTATCGACCTGACAGGCACCGCATTGGTTATGTATCCATTGAAGCTTATTATCTTCATAGGGGTTCTTTATGTACTTGACACTCAGTTTGAGGATGACGAACGTTCCTTGAACCTGAAAGTGCTAATTAAACTGGTCATCTTGATTCTTGGGCTTTCCCCCGCAACCCGGAACACGGTCCGGATGATGCTGGGAATCTGA
- a CDS encoding stage II sporulation protein M — MEKEDYDSEERKTGERTKTPQGKIEREYAAEEKAFLPGSVTAETWRDDRKNPKKGFTEYMRFIWPYAAIMAIVFFGALVTGYISAANFPSMADALRESFSSRFESLLTMDPFSIMFAIFLNNAFVSLLFLVLGLALGVLPVMFIAFNGYLVGVIAYLAAQERGTLFILLALLPHGILELPMVFLAAGIGLRLGYQVFSALIGKPTQIKKEFKEGLLFYFRWILPLLFVAAVIETFITPLILSFI; from the coding sequence ATGGAAAAAGAAGATTATGATTCAGAGGAAAGAAAAACAGGTGAGCGGACAAAAACTCCTCAAGGAAAGATAGAACGGGAATATGCTGCAGAGGAAAAAGCCTTTCTTCCAGGGAGCGTAACCGCAGAAACCTGGCGTGATGACCGAAAAAATCCGAAAAAGGGATTTACAGAATACATGCGCTTTATCTGGCCTTATGCGGCAATCATGGCCATTGTGTTTTTCGGGGCTCTGGTTACAGGTTATATCTCAGCTGCAAATTTCCCTTCTATGGCCGATGCCCTTAGGGAAAGTTTCAGTTCCCGTTTCGAGTCACTTCTGACAATGGACCCTTTTTCCATAATGTTTGCGATCTTTCTTAACAATGCCTTTGTAAGCCTGCTTTTCCTGGTACTCGGGCTGGCTCTGGGAGTTCTTCCAGTGATGTTTATTGCCTTCAATGGATATCTTGTGGGAGTAATCGCCTATCTGGCAGCTCAGGAAAGAGGCACGCTTTTTATTTTACTCGCCCTTCTCCCGCATGGAATACTGGAACTGCCTATGGTCTTCCTGGCTGCGGGCATAGGGCTCCGACTCGGGTACCAGGTATTCTCTGCCCTTATAGGCAAGCCTACACAAATCAAAAAGGAGTTTAAAGAGGGGCTCCTGTTCTATTTCCGCTGGATTCTGCCTCTTCTTTTCGTTGCAGCCGTAATTGAAACCTTCATTACGCCTCTTATCCTGAGTTTCATTTAA
- a CDS encoding translation initiation factor IF-2 subunit gamma, translating to MSQPCVNIGMVGHVDHGKTTLVRALSGYWTDTHSEEVKRGISIRLGYADSLFMRCPKCPSPQCYTVEKTCPNCGEQTEEHRTVSFVDAPGHETLMATMLSGAAIMDGAVLVIAANEDCPQPQTKEHLMALDIIGIKNIVIVQNKIDLVPRERIIENYKQIKKFVKGTVAENAPVIPISAQQNINIDILIDTLETEIPTPVHKIDRPASMLIARSFDVNKPGASIDEIQGGVIGGTLTEGVLRPGDELEIRPGIKVTTEGTTKWVPIMTTVSLIYAGPTKVEEATPGGLLAVGTYLDPTLTKGDSLTGQIAGTPGTLPDTRHQFVMELHLLDRVVGVTREEKINEIKTSEPLMLNIGTATTVGVVTSARKNEAQVALKRPISAAIGSRVAISRRIDSRWRLIGVGVIKS from the coding sequence TTGAGTCAGCCTTGTGTTAATATCGGCATGGTAGGCCATGTCGACCATGGAAAAACTACACTTGTTAGAGCCTTATCAGGCTACTGGACAGATACGCATAGTGAGGAAGTAAAACGAGGGATTTCTATTAGACTGGGGTATGCAGACTCCTTGTTCATGAGATGTCCCAAATGCCCTTCTCCCCAGTGTTACACCGTTGAAAAGACCTGCCCCAACTGCGGGGAGCAGACGGAAGAACACAGGACTGTGTCCTTTGTAGACGCCCCGGGTCACGAAACCCTGATGGCTACTATGCTTTCAGGTGCCGCAATTATGGACGGGGCAGTCTTAGTAATTGCCGCAAATGAAGACTGCCCTCAACCCCAGACAAAAGAACACCTTATGGCACTGGATATAATAGGGATCAAAAATATTGTAATTGTGCAAAATAAGATTGACCTTGTGCCCAGAGAGCGCATTATCGAGAATTATAAACAGATAAAAAAGTTTGTTAAAGGCACGGTCGCGGAAAACGCACCTGTAATCCCGATTTCAGCTCAGCAGAATATCAATATAGATATCCTTATTGATACTCTGGAGACCGAGATTCCTACCCCTGTCCACAAAATTGACAGACCTGCCAGCATGCTGATTGCGCGTTCTTTTGATGTTAACAAACCAGGAGCTTCAATCGACGAGATCCAGGGAGGAGTTATTGGAGGCACTTTAACCGAAGGAGTCCTTCGCCCCGGAGACGAGCTGGAGATAAGGCCCGGAATTAAGGTTACCACTGAAGGCACTACAAAATGGGTTCCGATTATGACAACGGTTTCGTTAATCTATGCAGGCCCTACAAAGGTAGAAGAAGCAACTCCAGGAGGTCTTCTGGCTGTAGGAACCTATCTTGACCCCACACTGACAAAAGGTGACTCATTAACAGGACAGATCGCTGGCACACCCGGTACCCTTCCTGATACCAGGCACCAGTTCGTTATGGAATTACACCTGCTCGATAGGGTAGTGGGAGTTACAAGGGAAGAAAAAATCAACGAGATCAAGACCAGTGAACCCCTCATGCTTAACATAGGAACTGCAACCACAGTAGGAGTGGTTACAAGCGCACGGAAAAACGAAGCGCAGGTAGCCCTTAAGCGTCCGATTAGCGCAGCCATCGGGTCAAGGGTTGCTATCAGCAGGAGAATCGACTCCCGCTGGCGGCTCATCGGAGTAGGGGTAATTAAGAGTTGA